A portion of the Micromonospora vinacea genome contains these proteins:
- a CDS encoding cytochrome P450: MDVEEILTGLYSEQGRQDPYPWYADLHRLGPISAVPARAEHRTVAAVAVGYDLVDGLLRDPEWTKQPPPGWEEQEILRTFQTSMMFVNPPDHTRMRHVFSRTFTPRRLGALEPVILRVVDELLDRMADAGEGVVDFVADFAYPIPALVMAEFIGIPAADLPWYRERVEWIDEFLDVAGKTPQRLAAANTAARELRAFYRELLGHRRRVPGDDLLSGLVEALDSGEVELTEEELISNLIVLFNASFVTTVYMFSNGLPLLLAHPETVAALPTDATLAQGCVDEVLRLASPVHFLARAAPADTVLHGVPVGTDDNVLIMIGAANRDPARFPAPDTFDPTRPGPPSLAFGVGLHFCLGAAVSRLEGRLALPRLFHRFPALTVTETPTYSGSLFLRGIDTLLVSTGG, translated from the coding sequence GTGGACGTGGAGGAGATACTCACCGGCCTGTACAGCGAACAGGGCAGACAGGACCCGTACCCGTGGTACGCGGACCTGCACCGGCTCGGCCCGATCAGCGCGGTGCCGGCGCGCGCCGAGCACCGCACGGTGGCCGCCGTCGCGGTCGGCTACGACCTCGTCGACGGGTTGCTGCGCGATCCGGAGTGGACGAAACAGCCGCCGCCGGGCTGGGAGGAGCAGGAGATCCTGCGGACCTTCCAGACCTCGATGATGTTCGTCAACCCGCCCGATCACACCCGGATGCGGCACGTCTTCTCCCGCACCTTCACGCCGCGCCGGCTCGGCGCGCTGGAACCGGTGATCCTGCGGGTGGTCGACGAACTGTTGGACCGGATGGCGGACGCCGGGGAGGGCGTTGTCGACTTCGTGGCCGACTTCGCGTACCCGATTCCGGCCCTGGTGATGGCCGAGTTCATCGGCATCCCGGCCGCCGATCTGCCGTGGTACCGCGAGCGGGTGGAGTGGATCGACGAGTTCCTGGACGTGGCGGGGAAGACCCCGCAGCGGCTGGCAGCGGCCAACACCGCCGCGCGGGAGTTGCGGGCCTTCTACCGGGAGCTGCTCGGGCACCGCCGCCGGGTGCCCGGGGACGACCTGCTCAGCGGGTTGGTCGAGGCTCTCGACTCCGGGGAGGTGGAGCTGACCGAGGAGGAGTTGATCAGCAACCTGATCGTGCTGTTCAACGCCAGCTTCGTCACCACCGTCTACATGTTCAGCAACGGGCTGCCGTTGCTGCTGGCCCACCCGGAGACGGTCGCGGCGCTGCCCACCGACGCCACGCTGGCGCAGGGCTGCGTCGACGAGGTGTTGCGGTTGGCGAGCCCGGTGCACTTCCTGGCCCGCGCCGCGCCGGCGGACACCGTGCTGCACGGCGTGCCGGTCGGCACCGACGACAACGTGCTCATCATGATCGGGGCGGCCAACCGGGACCCGGCCCGCTTCCCGGCCCCGGACACCTTCGACCCGACCCGTCCCGGCCCTCCGTCACTCGCCTTCGGGGTGGGCCTGCACTTCTGTCTCGGCGCGGCGGTGTCGCGATTGGAAGGTCGCCTCGCGCTGCCCCGGCTGTTCCACAGGTTCCCCGCGCTGACGGTCACCGAGACGCCGACGTACAGCGGCAGCCTGTTCCTGCGCGGCATCGACACGTTGCTGGTCAGCACCGGTGGATAG
- a CDS encoding alpha-hydroxy acid oxidase has translation MGERLLVGPPAVSLADYAERARAVLPPEVWDYLAGGSASEVTLAANRHALDRVSVLPRVLRGVDTVDLGTHLLGRRYAMPVGVAPMAYQRLVHPDGELGLAAAAGAAGIPYLASTLGSTPIEQVTGAGADVWFQLYWLRDRALVRDLLDRVVTAGCRALVVTVDVPVLGRRPRDLRNAFRLPAEVVAANLPDGRDALAHSGAPGVSAIAAHTAASFAPALRWADLAWLREQVDLPLVVKGLLDPRDATEAVRVGADAVVVSNHGGRQLDGSPASVTMLPEVVDAVGDRCQVLLDSGIRGGTDVLRALALGAAGVLVGRPLLWALAVGGESAARDALALLVAELTDALTLAGCADVVAAGELRTLGVG, from the coding sequence ATGGGTGAGCGGCTGCTGGTCGGCCCGCCGGCCGTGTCGCTCGCCGACTACGCCGAGCGGGCCCGGGCCGTGCTGCCGCCGGAGGTGTGGGACTACCTGGCCGGCGGCAGCGCCTCCGAGGTGACCCTGGCCGCGAACCGTCACGCCCTGGACCGGGTGTCGGTGCTGCCCCGGGTGCTGCGCGGGGTGGACACCGTCGACCTCGGCACCCACCTGCTCGGCCGCCGGTACGCCATGCCGGTCGGGGTGGCGCCGATGGCCTACCAGCGGCTGGTGCACCCGGACGGGGAGCTGGGCCTGGCGGCGGCCGCCGGCGCGGCCGGGATCCCGTACCTGGCGAGCACGCTGGGCAGCACCCCCATCGAACAGGTCACCGGGGCGGGCGCGGACGTCTGGTTCCAGCTCTACTGGCTGCGCGACCGGGCGCTCGTCCGCGACCTGCTGGACCGGGTCGTCACGGCCGGCTGCCGGGCGCTGGTGGTCACAGTGGACGTCCCGGTGCTCGGCCGACGCCCCCGGGACCTGCGCAACGCGTTCCGGCTGCCGGCCGAGGTGGTCGCCGCGAACCTCCCCGACGGTCGCGACGCGCTGGCGCACTCCGGCGCCCCCGGGGTGTCCGCGATCGCCGCGCACACCGCCGCGTCGTTCGCGCCGGCGTTGCGCTGGGCGGACCTGGCGTGGCTGCGCGAGCAGGTCGACCTGCCGCTGGTGGTCAAGGGGCTGCTGGACCCGCGCGACGCGACCGAGGCGGTACGGGTCGGCGCGGACGCGGTGGTCGTCTCCAACCACGGCGGGCGGCAACTGGACGGCTCCCCGGCGAGCGTCACCATGCTGCCGGAGGTCGTCGACGCGGTCGGGGACCGCTGCCAGGTGCTGCTGGACAGCGGCATCCGGGGCGGCACCGACGTGCTGCGGGCGCTGGCGTTGGGTGCGGCCGGGGTGCTGGTCGGCCGGCCGCTGCTCTGGGCCCTCGCAGTCGGTGGCGAGTCGGCGGCCCGGGACGCGTTGGCGCTGCTCGTCGCCGAGTTGACCGACGCGCTCACACTGGCCGGCTGCGCCGACGTGGTGGCGGCCGGCGAGCTGCGCACCCTCGGGGTGGGCTGA
- a CDS encoding aminotransferase-like domain-containing protein → MAATEPVDLSVADLHPALGDPALTSMNFLNEVSERYPAAVSLAAGRPYEEFFDLTAVHRHLDTFHRHLVDDLGHRPEQARRLLLQYGRTKGIVHHLIARNLAVDEGITVDPEDIVVTVGCQEAMFLVLRALRAGPTDVLLAVAPTYVGLTGAARLVDLPVWPVAGGSAGVDLTDLAAQVRRARAAGLRPRACYVMPDFANPSGVSIDTAHRQRLLDLAAQEDLLLLEDNPYGLFHTDDGPRPPTLKALDTGRRVVYLGSFAKTVLPGARVGYVVADQRVVGPDGRVGPLADQLAMIKSMVTVNTSPIAQAVIGGRLLEHGCSLVAANTRERAAYTRNLRHLVAGLTRRFPALPDQSARPDQPAVRWTVPAGGFFVVVTVPFPVDDALLDRSARDYGVLWTPMAHFYDDTAPVHALRLSVSAVTPEQIDVGLDRLAALIIDELTRRAG, encoded by the coding sequence GTGGCCGCCACCGAACCGGTCGACCTGAGCGTCGCCGACCTGCACCCCGCGCTGGGTGATCCGGCGCTGACCTCGATGAACTTCCTCAACGAGGTGTCCGAGCGCTACCCGGCGGCGGTGTCCCTCGCGGCCGGCCGGCCGTACGAGGAGTTCTTCGACCTCACGGCGGTGCACCGGCACCTGGACACCTTCCACCGGCACCTCGTCGACGACCTGGGGCACCGGCCCGAGCAGGCCCGGCGGCTGCTGTTGCAGTACGGCCGGACCAAGGGCATCGTGCACCACCTGATCGCCCGCAACCTCGCTGTCGACGAGGGGATCACCGTCGACCCGGAGGACATCGTGGTGACCGTCGGCTGCCAGGAGGCGATGTTCCTGGTCCTGCGGGCGTTGCGGGCCGGGCCGACGGATGTGCTGCTCGCGGTCGCCCCTACCTACGTCGGGCTGACCGGGGCGGCCCGGCTGGTGGACCTGCCGGTGTGGCCGGTCGCCGGTGGGTCGGCCGGGGTCGATCTGACCGACCTGGCCGCCCAGGTACGCCGGGCCCGGGCGGCGGGGCTACGACCGCGCGCCTGCTATGTGATGCCGGACTTCGCCAACCCCTCCGGGGTCAGCATCGACACCGCCCACCGGCAACGGCTGCTGGACCTGGCCGCGCAGGAGGATCTGCTGCTGCTGGAGGACAACCCGTACGGCCTGTTCCACACCGACGACGGGCCGCGCCCACCCACCCTCAAGGCGTTGGACACCGGACGGCGGGTCGTCTACCTCGGCTCGTTCGCCAAGACCGTGCTCCCGGGCGCCCGCGTCGGGTACGTGGTCGCCGACCAGCGGGTGGTCGGCCCGGACGGGCGGGTCGGCCCGCTCGCCGACCAGCTCGCCATGATCAAGAGCATGGTCACTGTGAACACGTCGCCGATCGCCCAGGCGGTGATCGGCGGCCGGCTGCTGGAGCACGGGTGCAGCCTGGTGGCCGCGAACACCCGGGAGCGGGCCGCGTACACACGGAACCTGCGCCACCTGGTGGCCGGCCTCACCCGGCGCTTCCCGGCCCTGCCGGACCAGTCGGCCCGGCCCGACCAGCCGGCGGTGCGGTGGACGGTGCCGGCCGGCGGGTTCTTCGTGGTGGTGACAGTGCCGTTCCCGGTCGACGACGCGTTGCTGGACCGATCGGCGCGCGACTACGGGGTGCTGTGGACGCCGATGGCGCACTTCTACGACGACACCGCGCCGGTGCACGCGTTGCGGTTGTCGGTCAGCGCTGTCACACCGGAGCAGATCGACGTCGGGCTGGACCGGCTCGCGGCGCTGATCATCGACGAGCTGACCCGTCGGGCGGGTTGA
- a CDS encoding glycine hydroxymethyltransferase: MSRNAESTAFRSALEVIRAVEPRVADAIGAELTDQRESLKLIASENYASPATLLAMGNWFSDKYAEGTVGRRFYAGCQNVDTVEALAAEHARELFGAAHAYVQPHSGIDANLVAFWAVLADRVESPALKKAQVRQVNDLTEADWFALRRELGNQRMLGMSLDAGGHLTHGFRPNISGKMFDQRSYGTDPATGLIDYDRVAEAAREFKPLILVGGYSAYPRKVNFRILREIADSVGATFMVDMAHFAGLVAGKVFTGDFDPVPHAHIVTTTTHKSLRGPRGGMVLCQPELADQVDRGCPMVLGGPLPHVMAAKAVALAEARRPDFADYAQRIVDNAQALAEGLLSRGAKLVTGGTDNHLVLIDVSGYGLTGRQAEQALLDSGIVTNRNSVPQDPNGAWYTSGIRIGTPALTTRGLGTAEMDQTAELIHTVLTQTTAGANADGTPSKAKYTLDPGLADKVARQATDLLATYPLYPGIDLS; the protein is encoded by the coding sequence ATGTCCCGCAACGCCGAATCCACCGCATTCCGGAGTGCCCTTGAGGTGATCCGGGCTGTCGAGCCGCGGGTCGCCGACGCCATCGGCGCCGAGCTGACCGACCAACGGGAGTCACTCAAGCTGATCGCCAGCGAGAACTACGCCTCCCCGGCGACCCTGCTGGCCATGGGCAACTGGTTCAGCGACAAGTACGCCGAGGGCACCGTCGGCCGCCGCTTCTACGCCGGCTGCCAGAACGTCGACACCGTCGAGGCGCTCGCCGCCGAGCACGCCCGGGAGCTGTTCGGCGCCGCGCACGCGTACGTGCAGCCGCACTCGGGCATCGACGCGAACCTGGTCGCGTTCTGGGCGGTGCTGGCCGACCGGGTGGAGTCCCCCGCACTGAAGAAGGCCCAGGTCCGTCAGGTCAACGACCTCACCGAGGCCGACTGGTTCGCGTTGCGCCGCGAGCTGGGCAACCAGCGGATGCTCGGCATGTCGCTGGACGCCGGCGGCCACCTCACCCACGGTTTCCGGCCGAACATCTCCGGCAAGATGTTCGACCAGCGCAGCTACGGCACCGACCCGGCGACCGGCCTGATCGACTACGACCGGGTGGCCGAGGCCGCCCGCGAGTTCAAGCCGCTGATCCTGGTGGGCGGCTACTCCGCGTACCCCCGGAAGGTGAACTTCCGGATCCTGCGGGAGATCGCCGACTCGGTCGGCGCCACCTTCATGGTCGACATGGCGCACTTCGCGGGCCTTGTGGCCGGCAAGGTGTTCACCGGCGACTTCGACCCGGTGCCGCACGCGCACATCGTCACGACCACCACGCACAAGTCGCTGCGCGGTCCGCGCGGCGGCATGGTGCTCTGCCAGCCGGAGCTGGCCGACCAGGTGGACCGGGGCTGCCCGATGGTGCTCGGCGGTCCGCTGCCGCACGTGATGGCCGCCAAGGCTGTCGCGCTCGCCGAGGCCCGCCGGCCCGACTTCGCCGACTACGCCCAGCGGATCGTCGACAACGCGCAGGCGCTCGCCGAAGGGCTGCTGAGCCGGGGCGCGAAGCTCGTCACCGGCGGCACCGACAACCACCTGGTGCTGATCGACGTGTCCGGCTACGGGCTCACCGGCCGGCAGGCCGAGCAGGCCCTCCTCGACTCGGGCATCGTCACCAACCGCAACTCGGTCCCGCAGGACCCGAACGGGGCCTGGTACACGTCCGGCATCCGGATCGGCACCCCGGCGCTGACCACCCGGGGCCTCGGCACCGCCGAGATGGACCAGACCGCCGAGCTGATCCACACCGTGCTGACCCAGACCACCGCCGGCGCCAACGCCGACGGCACCCCGTCGAAGGCGAAGTACACGCTGGACCCGGGCCTGGCCGACAAGGTCGCCCGGCAGGCCACCGACCTGCTCGCCACGTACCCGCTCTACCCCGGCATCGACCTGAGCTAG
- a CDS encoding SDR family NAD(P)-dependent oxidoreductase, with amino-acid sequence MTTPTSDRPLALVTGASSGIGYELAAQFVEHGFDVVIAAEDDGIELAAQKLRRDGGPQIWSVRVDLAREQGVTELVAAVTATGRPLDALALNAGRGAGGAFVGGTDLADELEIVDLNVRSTVHLAKRLLPGMVERGTGRVLFTSSIASTMPGPFQAVYNASKSFVQSFAEALRNELKDTGVTVTSLMPGPTDTEFFDRADMEDTPVGSGRKDDPAKVAEQGFEAMMRGDQTITAGSLMNKVQTAAGKIIPDKLKSEQHRRMAEPGSGS; translated from the coding sequence ATGACCACACCCACCTCCGACCGGCCGCTCGCCCTGGTGACGGGGGCCTCCAGTGGGATCGGATACGAGCTGGCGGCGCAGTTCGTCGAGCACGGCTTCGACGTGGTGATCGCGGCCGAGGACGACGGCATCGAGCTGGCGGCACAGAAGCTGCGCCGCGACGGCGGCCCGCAGATCTGGTCGGTCCGCGTCGACCTGGCCCGCGAGCAGGGCGTGACGGAGCTGGTGGCCGCGGTCACCGCGACCGGACGGCCCCTGGACGCGCTGGCGCTCAACGCCGGTCGCGGAGCCGGTGGCGCCTTCGTCGGCGGCACCGACCTCGCCGACGAGTTGGAGATCGTCGACCTCAACGTGCGCTCGACTGTGCACCTGGCGAAGCGGCTGCTGCCCGGGATGGTCGAGCGGGGCACCGGCCGGGTCCTCTTCACCTCGTCGATCGCCTCCACCATGCCCGGGCCGTTCCAGGCGGTCTACAACGCGTCGAAGTCGTTCGTGCAGTCCTTCGCCGAGGCGTTGCGCAACGAGTTGAAGGACACCGGCGTCACGGTGACCTCGCTGATGCCCGGGCCGACCGACACGGAGTTCTTCGACCGGGCCGACATGGAGGACACCCCTGTGGGCTCGGGCAGGAAGGACGACCCGGCGAAGGTCGCCGAGCAGGGCTTCGAGGCGATGATGAGGGGTGATCAGACGATCACCGCCGGTTCGCTGATGAACAAGGTGCAGACCGCCGCCGGCAAGATCATCCCGGACAAGCTCAAGTCCGAGCAGCACCGCCGGATGGCCGAGCCGGGATCGGGCAGCTGA
- a CDS encoding hemerythrin domain-containing protein — MSTDAIVLLKEDHKEMRRLFKAFQDAEEGPASQRQKLVDQILEALTVHTYLENEVMYPEVRRLLPDLEDDILESYEEHHVADVLCAELASMNADDERFNAKTTVLIENVTHHVEEEEQEWFPKVRDALGRKQLQEIGEKMIALRADAPRTPTAPKAIKKALDAVTA, encoded by the coding sequence GTGTCGACCGATGCCATCGTCCTGCTCAAAGAGGACCACAAGGAGATGCGCCGCCTGTTCAAGGCCTTCCAGGACGCCGAGGAGGGGCCGGCGAGCCAGCGGCAGAAGTTGGTGGACCAGATCCTGGAGGCACTGACCGTGCACACCTATCTGGAGAACGAGGTGATGTACCCGGAGGTCCGCCGACTGCTGCCCGACCTGGAGGACGACATCCTCGAGTCGTACGAGGAACACCACGTCGCCGACGTGCTCTGCGCCGAGTTGGCCAGCATGAACGCCGACGACGAGCGGTTCAACGCCAAGACGACGGTGCTGATCGAGAACGTCACCCACCACGTCGAGGAGGAGGAGCAGGAGTGGTTCCCGAAGGTCCGCGACGCGCTGGGCCGTAAGCAGCTCCAGGAGATCGGCGAGAAGATGATCGCGTTGCGCGCTGACGCGCCGCGTACCCCCACCGCCCCGAAGGCGATCAAGAAGGCGCTCGACGCGGTGACGGCCTGA
- a CDS encoding NAD(P)H-hydrate dehydratase — MPSRSEVKVITPALLRDWALPVPAGGKESRGTVLVVGGSRFTPGAVLLAGVAALRAGAGVLQLAAAESTAAALSIQVPEALVVGLPETADGAVAADRDGQLGDLVAQADVVTLGPGLKAIDETNRLLSLVLEAARPDTSLVLDAYALGALSHAPDLLVGSGRPVVLTPNVTEAGHLLGRDPGDDLDAEAAELAARYEAVVSLYGHVAAPDGRGWREESGDAGLGTSGSGDVLAGLLAGLLSRGADPAQAACWGSFAHSVSGQRLIPRYGRIGFLARELLDEIPRTLAMV, encoded by the coding sequence ATGCCGAGCCGGTCTGAGGTGAAGGTGATCACCCCGGCGTTGCTGCGGGACTGGGCGCTGCCGGTGCCGGCCGGTGGAAAGGAGAGCCGCGGCACCGTGCTGGTGGTCGGCGGTTCCCGCTTCACGCCGGGCGCGGTGCTGCTCGCCGGGGTGGCCGCGTTGCGCGCCGGCGCCGGGGTGCTCCAGTTGGCCGCCGCCGAGTCCACCGCCGCCGCGCTGAGCATCCAGGTGCCCGAGGCGCTGGTGGTCGGGCTGCCGGAGACCGCCGACGGCGCGGTGGCCGCCGACCGGGACGGGCAGCTCGGCGACCTGGTCGCACAGGCCGACGTGGTGACGCTCGGCCCCGGCCTGAAGGCGATCGACGAAACCAACCGCCTGCTGAGCCTGGTCCTGGAGGCGGCCCGTCCGGACACGTCGCTGGTGCTCGACGCGTACGCCCTCGGTGCGCTCAGCCACGCACCGGACCTGCTGGTCGGCTCGGGTCGGCCCGTGGTGCTCACCCCCAACGTCACCGAGGCCGGGCACCTGCTCGGGCGGGACCCGGGCGACGACCTGGACGCCGAGGCTGCCGAGTTGGCCGCCCGGTACGAGGCGGTCGTGTCGCTGTACGGGCACGTGGCCGCACCGGACGGGCGGGGTTGGCGGGAGGAGAGCGGCGACGCCGGGCTGGGCACCTCCGGCAGCGGCGACGTGCTCGCCGGGTTGTTGGCGGGGCTGCTGTCCCGGGGTGCCGACCCGGCGCAGGCAGCCTGCTGGGGCTCGTTCGCGCACTCGGTGAGCGGCCAGCGGCTGATCCCCCGCTACGGCCGGATCGGCTTTCTGGCCCGGGAGTTGCTCGACGAGATCCCCCGCACCCTGGCGATGGTCTGA
- a CDS encoding histidine phosphatase family protein: MAELATLWIVRHGESTANVAATHAEASGAELIDLPHRDADVPLSATGEDQARATGRWLAELPDAKRPDVAVVSPYLRAVQTSRLALAGTDIPVHRDERLRDRELGILDGLTGHGVRRRYPDEADRRERLGKFYYRPPGGESWTDVALRLRTLLGDLRRDHEGCRVLLFGHDALVFLLRYLVEGLTEDELMALTRQDVIANCSITEWSADSEDRLALTAFNHVEHLRQQGAQPTREDEIHAEPV, translated from the coding sequence ATGGCGGAACTGGCAACCCTCTGGATCGTCCGGCACGGCGAGAGCACCGCGAACGTCGCGGCGACGCACGCCGAGGCGTCGGGCGCGGAGCTGATCGACCTCCCCCACCGCGACGCGGACGTGCCGCTCTCCGCGACCGGCGAGGACCAGGCTCGGGCGACCGGCCGTTGGCTGGCCGAGCTTCCGGACGCGAAGCGCCCGGACGTGGCGGTGGTGTCGCCGTACCTGCGCGCGGTGCAGACCTCCCGGCTGGCGCTGGCCGGCACCGACATTCCGGTGCACCGCGACGAACGGCTGCGCGACCGGGAGCTGGGAATCCTCGACGGGCTGACCGGGCACGGGGTGCGCCGGCGGTACCCGGACGAGGCCGACCGTCGGGAGCGGTTGGGCAAGTTCTACTACCGGCCGCCGGGCGGGGAGTCCTGGACGGACGTGGCGTTGCGGTTGCGGACGTTGCTCGGCGACCTGCGCCGGGACCACGAGGGGTGCCGGGTGCTGCTCTTCGGCCACGACGCGCTGGTCTTCCTGCTTCGCTATCTGGTGGAGGGGTTGACCGAGGACGAGCTGATGGCGCTCACCCGGCAGGACGTGATCGCCAACTGTTCGATCACCGAGTGGTCGGCCGACAGCGAGGACCGACTGGCGCTCACCGCCTTCAACCACGTCGAGCACCTGCGTCAGCAGGGCGCCCAGCCGACCAGGGAGGACGAGATCCATGCCGAGCCGGTCTGA
- a CDS encoding DNA polymerase domain-containing protein, with protein MATAAEEIQVGERLVRVSSPDKPYFPERGLTKLDVVRYFLAVGDGILRALRDRPTMLERWPRGVFEGATIATRQTNRGDAFYQKRLPAGAPEWVRTAHITFPSGRTADEVAPSELAVVIWAANLGTLRFHPWPVTAADVERPDQLRIDLDPMPGVGFEQVVPVAHEVRAFLAELGMTAYPKTTGGRGLHVYLSIEPRWSFGDCRRAVLALGREMQRRLPDLVTTTWWREQRDRPVFVDYNQMARDHTVTSAYSIRPTPAALVSAPLDWSELDQVRPEDFDVLSMPARFAERGDPHAGLDGDRHSLEPLLELADRDGLEAPPER; from the coding sequence GTGGCGACGGCGGCGGAGGAGATCCAGGTGGGGGAGCGGCTGGTCCGCGTCTCCAGCCCCGACAAGCCGTACTTCCCGGAGCGTGGGCTGACCAAGCTGGACGTGGTCCGCTACTTCCTGGCGGTGGGCGACGGCATCCTGCGGGCGCTGCGGGATCGGCCGACCATGCTGGAGCGCTGGCCCCGCGGTGTCTTCGAGGGCGCGACGATCGCCACCCGGCAGACCAACCGGGGCGACGCGTTCTACCAGAAGCGGCTGCCGGCGGGCGCGCCCGAGTGGGTGCGCACCGCGCACATCACCTTCCCCAGTGGCCGTACCGCCGACGAGGTCGCGCCGAGCGAGTTGGCAGTGGTGATCTGGGCCGCCAACCTGGGCACTCTGCGGTTCCACCCGTGGCCGGTCACCGCCGCCGACGTGGAACGCCCCGATCAGCTGCGCATCGACCTGGACCCGATGCCCGGCGTCGGCTTCGAGCAGGTGGTACCGGTGGCGCACGAGGTGCGGGCGTTCCTCGCCGAGCTGGGCATGACCGCCTACCCGAAGACCACCGGTGGGCGGGGCCTGCACGTCTACCTGTCGATCGAGCCGCGGTGGAGCTTCGGTGACTGCCGTCGGGCGGTGCTCGCGCTGGGCCGGGAGATGCAGCGCCGGCTGCCGGACCTGGTCACCACCACCTGGTGGCGCGAGCAACGGGACCGGCCGGTCTTCGTCGACTACAACCAGATGGCCCGGGACCACACGGTGACGTCGGCGTACTCGATCCGGCCGACGCCGGCCGCGCTGGTCTCCGCGCCGCTGGACTGGTCGGAGCTGGACCAGGTCCGCCCCGAGGACTTCGATGTGCTCAGCATGCCGGCCCGGTTCGCCGAGCGCGGCGACCCGCACGCCGGCCTGGACGGTGACCGGCACTCGCTGGAACCGCTGCTGGAGTTGGCCGACCGCGACGGGCTGGAGGCCCCGCCGGAGCGCTGA
- a CDS encoding Lrp/AsnC family transcriptional regulator, with protein MSQETADEASRGAGSGRSARALDEVDRRILDELVRDGRTSVRTLAERIHISRTNAYARVERLLRDGVITGFRAQVAPEAAGLGTSAYIALTIEQNTWREVSAELAQVRYIEHAALLGGDHDVLALVRAPDNAALRDVVLGRVQGIPGVLSTRTWLVFEEFDGAGSPWA; from the coding sequence GTGAGCCAGGAGACCGCCGACGAAGCGAGCCGGGGCGCGGGATCGGGACGATCGGCCCGAGCGTTGGACGAGGTCGACCGGCGGATCCTCGACGAGCTGGTCCGCGACGGTAGGACGTCGGTGCGGACCCTGGCCGAACGCATCCACATCTCCCGCACCAACGCGTACGCGCGGGTGGAGCGGCTGCTGCGCGACGGGGTGATCACCGGGTTCCGGGCCCAGGTGGCGCCCGAGGCGGCCGGATTGGGCACGTCGGCGTACATCGCCCTGACCATCGAGCAGAACACCTGGCGGGAGGTGTCGGCCGAGCTGGCCCAGGTGCGCTACATCGAGCACGCCGCGTTGCTCGGCGGTGACCACGACGTGCTCGCGCTGGTGCGGGCGCCGGACAACGCCGCGCTGCGCGACGTGGTGCTGGGCCGGGTGCAGGGCATTCCCGGGGTGCTGTCCACCCGCACCTGGCTGGTCTTCGAGGAGTTCGACGGTGCTGGCAGCCCCTGGGCGTGA
- the pdhA gene encoding pyruvate dehydrogenase (acetyl-transferring) E1 component subunit alpha produces MTTTPQAVRRASPRTRRTVTPPDPARSLLPDAEPVRLLAENGTPLPARADYPEPPAEVLRELYRRMVLGRRFDTQATALTKQGRLAVYPSSRGQEACQVGAVLAVRDTDWVFPTYRESMALVARGIDPVEVLTLLRGDWHCGYDPTEVRTAPQCTPLATQCVHAAGLAHGEAYQGRDTVALAFIGDGATSEGDFHEGVNFAAVFKAPVVYFVQNNKYAISVPLSRQTAAPSLAYKGIGYGVPSEQVDGNDPVAVLAVLTRAVAYARAGKGPFLVEAHTYRMEPHTNADDATRYRDGAEVDAWRDRDPVARLETYLRARGVLDDAAVAEIAEQAEAYAADLRTRMNEQPAVDPLSLFDHVYAEPTPQLIEQREQVRAELAAAHAEEGDA; encoded by the coding sequence GTGACGACCACTCCCCAGGCGGTCCGCAGGGCATCCCCGCGCACCCGTCGAACGGTCACCCCGCCCGACCCGGCGCGCTCGTTGCTACCGGACGCCGAGCCGGTCCGCCTGCTCGCCGAGAACGGCACGCCGCTGCCCGCCCGCGCCGACTACCCCGAACCACCCGCCGAGGTGCTGCGCGAGCTGTACCGCCGGATGGTGCTCGGCCGGCGCTTCGACACCCAGGCGACCGCCCTGACCAAGCAGGGCCGGCTCGCCGTCTACCCGTCCTCGCGAGGCCAGGAGGCCTGCCAGGTCGGCGCGGTGCTCGCGGTCCGCGACACCGACTGGGTCTTCCCCACGTACCGCGAGTCGATGGCGCTGGTTGCCCGGGGCATCGACCCGGTCGAGGTGCTCACCCTGCTGCGCGGCGACTGGCACTGCGGCTACGACCCGACCGAGGTGCGCACCGCACCGCAGTGCACCCCCCTCGCCACCCAGTGCGTGCACGCCGCCGGGCTGGCGCACGGCGAGGCGTACCAGGGCCGCGACACTGTGGCACTGGCCTTCATCGGCGACGGCGCCACCAGCGAGGGCGACTTCCACGAGGGGGTCAACTTCGCCGCCGTGTTCAAGGCGCCGGTGGTCTACTTCGTGCAGAACAACAAGTACGCGATCAGCGTCCCGCTGTCGCGGCAGACCGCCGCGCCGTCGCTGGCCTACAAGGGCATCGGCTACGGCGTACCCAGCGAACAGGTCGACGGCAACGACCCGGTCGCGGTGCTCGCCGTGCTCACCCGCGCGGTCGCCTACGCCCGAGCCGGCAAGGGGCCGTTCCTGGTCGAGGCGCACACCTACCGGATGGAGCCGCACACCAACGCCGACGACGCCACTCGCTACCGCGACGGCGCCGAGGTCGACGCCTGGCGGGACCGGGACCCGGTCGCCCGGCTGGAGACCTACCTGCGCGCCCGCGGCGTGCTCGACGACGCGGCGGTCGCCGAGATCGCCGAGCAGGCCGAGGCGTACGCCGCGGACCTGCGCACCCGGATGAACGAGCAGCCCGCTGTCGACCCGCTGAGCCTCTTCGACCACGTCTACGCCGAACCCACGCCGCAGCTGATCGAACAGCGTGAGCAGGTCCGCGCCGAGCTGGCCGCCGCCCACGCCGAGGAGGGTGACGCCTGA